TCCGGATGCACAGACCCCCGGTAAATATAACCGCCGGTTACAGACTGGCCGTCCGAGCGGCCATAATCGACAATCGGCAGGGTTAAACCCCTTTGATCGCACCCGGAGGAAGGATTAAAGCAGTTGAATCCCTCCATGATGCGCCAGCCGTAATTGCCGCCTTTTTCAATCAAATCGATTTCTTCTTTTGCACCCTGACCGACGTCTCCCGCCCAAATCTCTCCGGATTGTCGATCAATGCTAAAGCGCCAGACATTCCGTAAGCCATACGCAAAAATCTCTTCCCGCACTCCGCCTCCTTCTCCGACAAAAGGATTATCCGCAGGAATACCGTAATTCAATCCGCCCGCAGGATTGTCGACATCGATTCTCAGCAGACTTCCAAGCAGGGT
This candidate division KSB1 bacterium DNA region includes the following protein-coding sequences:
- a CDS encoding PQQ-dependent sugar dehydrogenase, yielding TLLGSLLRIDVDNPAGGLNYGIPADNPFVGEGGGVREEIFAYGLRNVWRFSIDRQSGEIWAGDVGQGAKEEIDLIEKGGNYGWRIMEGFNCFNPSSGCDQRGLTLPIVDYGRSDGQSVTGGYIYRGSVHPELAGAYIYGDFASGRIWMLRYENNSVTADSLLIDTSIAISSFGVDEQNELYVVDYGGTVLRFSQSD